One stretch of Streptomyces sp. 135 DNA includes these proteins:
- a CDS encoding AIM24 family protein — protein sequence MNPNVSTPAGAPAVFDPLTLPSDDNVNAYTFCVELKGSQWFLQKGKMIAYYGRIDFNGIGHGRLDRLVRTSFHSPLHASDWVVADGQGKMLLADRAFDVNSYDLNEGNLTIRSGNLLAFQPTLALKQSIVPGFLTLIGTGKFVAASNGPVVFMEPPIRVDPQALVGWADCPSPCHHYDHGYLTGVIGGVRALTGVGGTSGEEHQFEFVGAGTVLLQSTEALMPEQAAGGVPDQEGVPGGRSAPTQSGQPSGVPRLPGQLGDLQRRFGL from the coding sequence GTGAACCCCAACGTCTCGACCCCGGCGGGCGCGCCCGCGGTCTTCGACCCCCTGACGCTGCCGAGCGACGACAACGTCAACGCGTACACCTTCTGTGTGGAGCTCAAGGGGAGCCAGTGGTTCCTCCAGAAGGGAAAGATGATCGCCTACTACGGGCGGATCGACTTCAACGGCATCGGGCACGGCCGCCTCGACCGGCTGGTCCGGACCAGTTTTCATTCGCCGTTGCACGCAAGTGACTGGGTCGTGGCGGACGGCCAGGGCAAGATGCTCCTCGCCGACCGGGCCTTCGACGTGAATTCGTATGACTTGAATGAGGGCAACCTGACCATTCGCTCGGGCAACCTCCTCGCTTTTCAGCCAACTCTCGCGCTGAAGCAGTCGATCGTTCCGGGGTTCCTGACGCTGATCGGCACCGGGAAGTTCGTGGCCGCTTCGAACGGCCCCGTGGTGTTCATGGAGCCGCCGATCCGCGTTGATCCACAGGCGCTCGTGGGGTGGGCCGACTGCCCTTCACCGTGCCATCACTACGACCACGGTTACCTCACAGGGGTGATTGGGGGCGTGCGGGCACTGACCGGCGTCGGCGGGACCTCCGGGGAGGAGCATCAGTTCGAGTTCGTGGGCGCCGGCACGGTGCTGCTCCAGTCCACCGAGGCACTCATGCCCGAGCAGGCGGCGGGAGGGGTGCCGGACCAGGAGGGGGTGCCGGGAGGGAGGAGCGCTCCCACTCAATCGGGTCAGCCGTCGGGGGTACCGCGCCTTCCCGGACAACTGGGGGACCTCCAGCGTCGCTTCGGGCTGTGA
- a CDS encoding AIM24 family protein, protein MPFREINAKMVEATVQPGAKIFSQRGAMLAYQGDVSFTPNVQGGQGGLASMIGRRVAGEATPLMTVEGSGTVLFGHGGHHIQVIGLSGDTLYVEADRLLAFDGTLQQGTMFMGSQGGVMGMVRGQVTGQGLFTTTLKGHGAVAVMAHGGVIEVPITPQRPVHVDPQAYVAHHGDVRNRLSTALGWRDMVGRGSGEAFQLELSGSGAVYVQASEEKL, encoded by the coding sequence ATGCCCTTCCGGGAGATCAACGCGAAGATGGTCGAGGCGACGGTCCAGCCGGGCGCCAAGATCTTCAGTCAGCGCGGCGCCATGCTCGCCTACCAGGGAGACGTCTCGTTCACGCCCAACGTCCAGGGCGGGCAGGGCGGCCTCGCCTCCATGATCGGGCGCCGGGTCGCGGGCGAGGCGACGCCTCTGATGACCGTCGAAGGCAGCGGGACGGTCCTGTTCGGGCACGGCGGCCACCACATCCAGGTGATCGGCCTCTCCGGAGACACGCTGTACGTGGAGGCGGACCGCCTGCTGGCCTTCGACGGCACGCTCCAGCAGGGCACGATGTTCATGGGCTCCCAGGGCGGCGTCATGGGCATGGTGCGCGGCCAGGTCACCGGTCAGGGCCTGTTCACCACGACCCTCAAGGGGCACGGCGCGGTCGCCGTCATGGCGCACGGCGGCGTCATCGAGGTCCCGATCACCCCGCAGCGCCCGGTCCACGTGGACCCCCAGGCGTACGTGGCGCACCACGGCGACGTGCGCAACAGACTCTCCACGGCGCTCGGCTGGCGCGACATGGTGGGCCGCGGCTCCGGCGAGGCGTTCCAGCTGGAGCTGTCGGGCAGCGGCGCGGTGTACGTCCAGGCCTCGGAGGAGAAGCTGTGA
- a CDS encoding AIM24 family protein yields the protein MATFRLQGSRVLAVDMTGDAVKAKNGSMVAYDGQMAFKKMSGGGEGIRGMVTRRVTGEQMTVMEVKGHGTCWFADRATEINLVRLSGEKLYVEASNLLCADAGLRTGTSFTGLRGATQGNGLFTTTVEGTGQAAIVSDGPAVVLRVSREYPLTVDPGAYIAHQGDVRQSFQSGVTFRTFMGEGGGEAFQIRFEGDGLVYVQPSERTTIAGDV from the coding sequence GTGGCTACGTTCCGGCTCCAAGGGAGCAGAGTGCTCGCCGTCGACATGACCGGCGACGCCGTGAAGGCGAAGAACGGCTCGATGGTCGCCTACGACGGCCAGATGGCCTTCAAGAAGATGTCCGGCGGCGGTGAGGGCATACGCGGCATGGTGACCCGCCGCGTCACCGGCGAGCAGATGACGGTGATGGAGGTGAAGGGGCACGGCACCTGCTGGTTCGCCGACCGCGCCACCGAGATCAATCTGGTGCGGCTGAGCGGCGAGAAGCTGTACGTGGAGGCCAGTAATCTGCTGTGCGCGGATGCCGGCCTGCGCACCGGCACCAGCTTCACGGGGCTGCGCGGGGCGACGCAGGGCAATGGCCTCTTCACGACCACCGTCGAGGGCACGGGCCAGGCGGCCATCGTCTCCGACGGGCCGGCCGTGGTGCTGCGCGTCTCCCGGGAGTATCCGCTGACGGTCGACCCGGGGGCGTACATCGCGCACCAAGGGGACGTCCGCCAGAGCTTCCAGTCCGGCGTCACCTTCCGCACCTTCATGGGCGAGGGCGGCGGCGAGGCCTTCCAGATCCGCTTCGAGGGCGACGGCCTCGTCTACGTACAGCCCAGTGAGCGCACGACGATCGCGGGGGACGTCTGA
- a CDS encoding DUF3817 domain-containing protein has product MDIKTASALRRLRLVSAPEAVSFLLLLVCSVLKRTTEFNAVPAMGMIHGVLFVLYVLFWLDAWNRTKWDVKTGALYFILSVLPTGGFFAERKLKREAEAAVIASRARKEGIVNA; this is encoded by the coding sequence GTGGACATCAAGACCGCTTCCGCACTCCGCCGCCTCCGCCTGGTCTCGGCCCCCGAGGCCGTCTCCTTCCTGCTGCTGCTCGTCTGCTCGGTGCTCAAGCGGACCACGGAGTTCAACGCCGTGCCGGCGATGGGCATGATCCACGGCGTGCTCTTCGTCCTGTACGTGCTCTTCTGGCTGGATGCCTGGAACCGCACGAAGTGGGACGTCAAGACCGGTGCTCTGTACTTCATCCTCTCCGTCCTGCCGACCGGCGGCTTCTTCGCCGAGCGCAAGCTGAAGCGGGAGGCCGAGGCCGCGGTGATCGCCTCGCGCGCCCGCAAGGAAGGGATCGTCAACGCATGA
- a CDS encoding MTH1187 family thiamine-binding protein — MIVAFSVTPLGVGEDVGEYVADAVRVVRESGLPNTTDAMFTSVEGEWDEVMDVIKRAVAVVEARAPRVSVVMKADIRPGVTDGLTSKVETVERHLSA, encoded by the coding sequence ATGATCGTCGCCTTCTCCGTGACCCCGCTCGGCGTCGGTGAGGACGTCGGCGAGTACGTGGCCGACGCCGTCCGGGTCGTCCGCGAGTCGGGGCTGCCGAACACGACCGACGCGATGTTCACGTCCGTCGAGGGCGAGTGGGACGAGGTGATGGACGTCATCAAGCGTGCCGTCGCCGTGGTGGAGGCGCGGGCGCCGCGCGTCTCGGTCGTCATGAAGGCCGACATCCGCCCCGGCGTGACGGACGGCCTCACCTCCAAGGTCGAGACGGTGGAGCGCCACCTCTCCGCATAG
- a CDS encoding DUF4166 domain-containing protein, which translates to MTSIFETVMGADFERLHPQLRRRFSVGLASGEACTGRGVMDRIWHGRGFVKPFLAVGGTRNILVPRQGRAVPFVIENVPYVDTYGRETVTFVRTFDLPGGPRRFDAQMVLSPKGDRVLDYLGTHQHLASDLHFRAEPDGSLVIRSGEHRFREGPVDCRVPALIGGDAEVRESYDDESGRFRIQVRVVNRRFGPLFGYEGSFEATYTDVRTCGVRPGLRPVREEARA; encoded by the coding sequence ATGACGTCGATCTTCGAAACCGTGATGGGCGCCGACTTCGAACGCCTGCACCCGCAGCTGCGCCGCCGCTTCTCCGTGGGCCTCGCGAGCGGCGAGGCCTGTACGGGCAGGGGCGTGATGGACCGCATCTGGCACGGCAGGGGCTTCGTGAAGCCGTTCCTCGCGGTCGGCGGCACCCGCAACATCCTCGTCCCGCGCCAGGGCCGCGCCGTCCCCTTCGTCATCGAGAACGTGCCATACGTCGACACGTACGGCCGTGAGACGGTGACCTTCGTGCGCACCTTCGACCTGCCCGGCGGGCCCCGCCGCTTCGACGCCCAGATGGTCCTGAGCCCCAAGGGGGACCGCGTGCTCGACTACCTCGGCACGCACCAGCACCTCGCCAGCGACCTCCACTTCCGGGCCGAGCCGGACGGCTCGCTCGTGATCCGCTCCGGAGAGCACCGGTTCCGGGAGGGCCCCGTGGACTGCCGGGTGCCCGCCCTGATCGGGGGTGACGCCGAGGTGCGCGAGTCGTACGACGACGAGAGCGGGCGCTTCCGCATCCAGGTCCGTGTCGTCAACCGGCGCTTCGGGCCGCTCTTCGGATACGAGGGGTCGTTCGAGGCGACGTACACCGACGTCCGTACGTGCGGGGTGCGGCCCGGCCTGCGGCCCGTCCGCGAGGAGGCGCGCGCGTGA
- a CDS encoding TetR family transcriptional regulator, with protein sequence MSAAKDPAKGQETREKLLDGALRTLTEQGIAKTSARTIAAAAGVNQALVFYHFGSVDELLSAACRHGTEQRVARYRDRLASIGSLSELLSFGREMHEEERAAGHVAVLGQLLAGAQTQPRLAAATAAGLALWIEEIEKVLTRVLGASPLGEFTDPVGLARAVAASFVGMELYEGVDSAGTERALVALERLSLLVTAVEDLGPLAQRAVRHRLRRL encoded by the coding sequence GTGAGTGCCGCCAAGGATCCCGCGAAGGGGCAGGAGACCCGCGAGAAGCTGCTCGACGGGGCGTTGCGCACGCTCACGGAGCAGGGCATCGCCAAGACGTCCGCGCGGACCATCGCGGCGGCCGCCGGGGTCAATCAAGCGCTGGTCTTCTACCACTTCGGCTCGGTCGACGAACTCCTCTCGGCGGCCTGCCGCCATGGCACCGAGCAGCGGGTGGCCCGCTACCGGGACCGGCTGGCGTCGATCGGTTCCCTTTCGGAACTGCTCTCCTTCGGGCGTGAGATGCACGAGGAGGAGCGGGCGGCGGGGCATGTCGCGGTCCTCGGGCAGTTGCTGGCCGGCGCGCAGACGCAGCCTCGGCTCGCGGCGGCGACGGCGGCGGGGCTCGCGCTGTGGATCGAGGAGATCGAGAAGGTCCTGACGCGGGTGCTCGGGGCGTCGCCGCTCGGGGAGTTCACGGATCCGGTGGGGTTGGCGCGGGCGGTGGCGGCGTCGTTCGTGGGCATGGAGCTGTACGAGGGGGTGGACTCGGCGGGTACGGAGCGGGCGCTGGTGGCGCTGGAGCGGCTGTCCCTCTTGGTGACCGCGGTCGAGGACCTGGGGCCCCTGGCCCAGCGCGCGGTCCGCCACCGCCTGCGGCGCCTCTGA
- a CDS encoding cellulose synthase catalytic subunit translates to MRQPEGYDYDTHSTLAGPLTEPRSGEDGGGNGGGYRVQYRKLLSSEPHRIRAVFLMTLAPVLTGLLFVYLVWPTHWTEREGGERWLIGLDVTMLVAIGLIELFMLVNVISIAHATLVARDPIPVTPEEGTRVAFLTTYVPGKEPLSMVRATLEGAVRIHHAGPLDVWLLDEGNDPDAKALCEELGVRHFTRLGIPEWNREKGPHKARTKHGNYNAWLAMHHAEYDFFASVDTDHIPLPNFLERMMGYFRDPDVAFVVGPQVYGNYETPVTKAAESQQFLFHALIQRAGNRYRAPMFVGTNNVVRISALTQVGGLYDSITEDMATGFELHRRRNPATHNHWRSVYTPDVLAVGEGPASWTDFFTQQMRWSRGTYETLFKQFWKAPFTMPPGRLFSYTLMLVYYPMTAVNWLLGILSCILFLWFGASGTQVAASVWLMLYSDAAALQIGLYLWNRRHNVSPHEPAGSGGLAGMAMSALSAPIYAKSLGAAVMRRPCRFVVTPKGNDASPDRLLTFRIHLFWAVLLATSLVVSVVLGHTHAAMRTWAVLAMAISLAPVAVWTFTVAKERRQARQEREARREAGHPVPEAEGEPEPAFATGTTTGGN, encoded by the coding sequence GTGCGGCAGCCGGAGGGTTACGACTACGACACCCACAGCACGCTCGCCGGCCCGCTCACCGAGCCGCGCAGCGGCGAGGACGGCGGCGGCAACGGCGGCGGCTATCGGGTCCAGTACCGCAAGCTTCTCTCCTCGGAGCCCCATCGAATACGGGCCGTGTTCCTGATGACGCTGGCCCCCGTGCTCACGGGCCTCCTGTTCGTCTACCTCGTATGGCCCACCCACTGGACCGAACGCGAGGGCGGCGAACGCTGGCTGATCGGCCTCGACGTCACGATGCTCGTGGCGATCGGCCTGATCGAGCTCTTCATGCTCGTCAACGTCATATCCATCGCCCACGCCACGCTGGTCGCGAGGGACCCGATCCCGGTGACACCGGAGGAAGGCACCCGCGTGGCCTTCCTCACCACGTACGTGCCGGGCAAGGAGCCCCTCTCCATGGTCCGGGCCACGCTCGAAGGCGCGGTGCGGATACACCACGCGGGCCCCCTGGACGTATGGCTCCTGGACGAGGGGAACGACCCCGACGCGAAGGCCCTCTGCGAAGAGCTGGGCGTGCGCCACTTCACGCGCCTCGGCATACCGGAGTGGAACCGCGAGAAGGGCCCGCACAAGGCCCGCACCAAGCACGGCAACTACAACGCCTGGCTGGCGATGCACCACGCGGAGTACGACTTCTTCGCGTCCGTCGACACGGACCACATCCCGCTCCCCAACTTCCTGGAGCGGATGATGGGCTACTTCCGTGACCCGGACGTCGCGTTCGTCGTCGGACCGCAGGTGTACGGCAACTACGAGACGCCGGTCACCAAGGCCGCGGAGTCCCAGCAGTTCCTCTTCCACGCGCTCATCCAGCGCGCGGGCAACCGCTACCGGGCGCCCATGTTCGTCGGCACCAACAACGTCGTACGCATCAGCGCGCTCACCCAGGTGGGCGGCCTGTACGACTCGATCACCGAGGACATGGCGACCGGCTTCGAACTGCACCGCCGCCGCAACCCGGCCACCCACAACCACTGGCGCTCGGTCTACACCCCCGACGTCCTGGCGGTCGGCGAGGGCCCGGCCTCGTGGACGGACTTCTTCACCCAGCAGATGCGGTGGTCGCGCGGCACGTACGAGACGCTGTTCAAGCAGTTCTGGAAGGCGCCGTTCACGATGCCTCCCGGGCGCCTCTTCTCGTACACGCTGATGCTCGTGTACTACCCGATGACGGCCGTCAACTGGCTGCTCGGCATCCTCAGCTGCATCCTCTTCCTGTGGTTCGGCGCGTCCGGCACCCAGGTGGCGGCCTCGGTGTGGCTGATGCTCTACAGCGACGCGGCGGCCCTCCAGATCGGCCTCTACCTATGGAACCGCCGCCACAACGTCTCCCCGCACGAGCCGGCGGGGTCGGGCGGCCTCGCCGGCATGGCGATGTCGGCGCTCTCCGCCCCCATCTACGCCAAGTCCCTCGGCGCGGCCGTCATGCGCCGCCCGTGCCGCTTCGTGGTCACACCGAAGGGCAACGACGCCAGCCCGGACCGGCTGCTGACCTTCCGCATCCACCTCTTCTGGGCGGTGCTGCTCGCCACCTCGCTGGTCGTCTCCGTCGTACTCGGCCACACGCATGCGGCGATGCGCACCTGGGCGGTCCTCGCGATGGCCATCTCGCTGGCCCCGGTCGCGGTGTGGACGTTCACCGTCGCCAAGGAGCGCAGGCAGGCCAGGCAGGAGCGGGAGGCGCGCCGGGAGGCCGGACATCCGGTCCCGGAGGCGGAGGGCGAGCCTGAGCCGGCGTTCGCCACCGGCACGACGACAGGAGGGAACTGA
- a CDS encoding kelch motif-containing protein — protein MAYRPSRRTRKTFIGVGAGALLVGLNAPAALSFAEEQYHEYKISRPGYKAKYGSWKMVDIPKEFRTNAIHAALLHTGKVLIVAGSGNEQKKFDAGSFDTVLWDPKNNTFKKIATPEDFFCSGHAQLPDGRLLVAGGTARYELLDGEVERAGGGMRVKNENPDKAVFLKKGTKFRSPSGIEYVSKFDVQVPKAQRDFKISYSKTGEMEPWKTQIKASEARVFVEALEPGEQSVNETTAQYEIEGLTGDEADNTYGIAEKIDMEKQDFQGIRAAYEFDPRAERYVPVQPMKKARWYPTLVGLEDGKVLAVSGLDDVGVIDPGDNEIYDPKTKKWTDGPKRYFPTYPALFLTKGGKLFYPASNAGYGPADKGREPGLWDLETNKFEKVPGLTDMDQTETSASVLLPPAQDQKVMILGGGGVGESDKATRRTAVIDLKEENPSFKTGPQLPEGTRYLNSVLMPDDSVFTSNGSSDYRGRSASNILKAQFYDPKQNVFREAAAPKVGRNYHSEALLLPDGRVVTFGSDPLFDNQQNTKLGHFEQRMEIFTPPALHRGGKNRPVLGEGPEQLAADGRATFAADRPGDIVSARLMRPSAVTHTTDVEQRSIALGVTKGKGSVTVDVPVRDAALVPPGWYMLFVTDKDGTSSEAKWIHVGREG, from the coding sequence ATGGCCTACCGGCCCTCTAGGCGTACGAGGAAGACGTTCATCGGAGTCGGCGCGGGCGCGCTGCTCGTGGGGCTGAACGCCCCCGCCGCGCTCTCCTTCGCCGAGGAGCAGTACCACGAGTACAAGATCTCCCGGCCCGGCTACAAGGCGAAGTACGGCTCCTGGAAGATGGTCGACATCCCCAAGGAGTTCCGAACCAACGCCATCCACGCCGCGCTCCTGCACACCGGCAAGGTGCTGATCGTGGCGGGTTCGGGCAACGAGCAGAAGAAATTCGACGCGGGTTCGTTCGACACGGTCCTGTGGGATCCGAAGAACAACACCTTCAAGAAGATCGCCACGCCCGAGGACTTCTTCTGCTCCGGCCACGCTCAGCTCCCCGACGGCCGCCTGCTGGTGGCCGGTGGCACCGCGCGCTACGAACTGCTCGACGGCGAGGTGGAGCGGGCCGGCGGCGGCATGCGGGTGAAGAACGAGAACCCGGACAAGGCGGTGTTCCTGAAGAAGGGCACCAAGTTCCGCTCGCCGTCCGGCATCGAGTACGTCAGCAAGTTCGACGTCCAGGTGCCGAAGGCCCAGCGGGACTTCAAGATCTCGTACTCCAAGACCGGTGAGATGGAGCCCTGGAAGACGCAGATCAAGGCGAGCGAGGCGCGCGTCTTCGTCGAGGCGCTCGAACCGGGCGAGCAGTCGGTCAACGAGACGACGGCGCAGTACGAGATCGAGGGCCTGACCGGCGACGAGGCCGACAACACGTACGGCATCGCCGAGAAGATCGACATGGAGAAGCAGGATTTCCAGGGGATCAGGGCGGCGTACGAATTCGACCCCAGGGCCGAGAGGTACGTGCCGGTCCAGCCGATGAAGAAGGCCCGCTGGTACCCGACGCTGGTCGGCCTGGAGGACGGCAAGGTGCTCGCGGTCTCGGGCCTCGACGACGTGGGCGTGATCGACCCGGGCGACAACGAGATCTACGACCCGAAGACGAAGAAGTGGACGGACGGCCCGAAGCGGTACTTCCCCACCTACCCCGCGCTCTTCCTCACCAAGGGCGGCAAGCTCTTCTACCCCGCGTCCAACGCGGGCTACGGGCCCGCCGACAAGGGGCGCGAGCCGGGTCTGTGGGACCTGGAGACGAACAAGTTCGAGAAGGTCCCCGGGCTGACCGACATGGACCAGACGGAGACGTCGGCGTCTGTGCTGCTGCCGCCCGCGCAGGACCAGAAGGTGATGATCCTCGGCGGCGGGGGAGTGGGCGAGTCCGACAAGGCGACGCGCCGCACGGCCGTGATCGACCTCAAGGAGGAGAACCCGTCCTTCAAGACCGGACCCCAACTGCCCGAGGGAACCCGCTACTTGAACAGCGTGCTCATGCCGGACGACTCGGTGTTCACCTCGAACGGCTCCTCCGACTACCGGGGCCGCAGCGCCAGCAACATCCTCAAGGCGCAGTTCTACGACCCCAAGCAGAACGTCTTCCGTGAGGCGGCGGCACCCAAGGTGGGCCGCAACTACCACTCCGAGGCGCTGCTCCTGCCCGACGGCCGCGTCGTCACCTTCGGCTCGGACCCCCTCTTCGACAACCAGCAGAACACCAAGCTCGGCCACTTCGAGCAGCGCATGGAGATCTTCACGCCGCCGGCGCTGCACAGGGGCGGCAAGAACCGGCCGGTGCTCGGCGAGGGCCCGGAGCAGCTGGCGGCGGACGGCCGCGCGACGTTCGCCGCCGACCGTCCAGGTGACATCGTCTCGGCCCGCCTGATGCGGCCGAGCGCGGTGACGCACACGACGGACGTCGAGCAGCGCTCGATCGCGCTGGGGGTCACCAAGGGCAAGGGGTCGGTGACGGTGGACGTCCCGGTGCGCGACGCGGCGCTGGTCCCGCCGGGCTGGTACATGCTGTTCGTCACCGACAAGGACGGCACGTCGTCGGAGGCGAAGTGGATCCACGTGGGCCGGGAGGGCTGA
- a CDS encoding glycoside hydrolase family 6 protein gives MYRLLRTFTALTALTAIGLTAGCSSGSGSTADPARSPAADVAAGSSTDAAKAPSAFWVDPDSPAARQVEKWERQGRAQDAEALKRISEQPLAVWPAGDDPAPDVRAATEGATEDGRTVVLVAYNIPHRDCGQHSAGGAHSSAFYREWVDAFAGAIGGAPAVVVLEPDAIPHIVDGCTPAEYHADRYQLLSEAIERFKRQPKVKVYLDAGNPGWITDAHKLSEPLIKAGIARADGFSLNVSNFQSDEVTKEYGRTLSATVGGKHFVMDTSRNGRGPLAGDREDAWCNPPGRGLGTPPTDRTGDPLLDAVLWIKRPGDSDGPCRGGPAAGQWWPDYALGLARNAKEA, from the coding sequence ATGTACCGGCTGCTCCGCACGTTCACGGCACTCACGGCTCTCACCGCCATCGGGCTCACGGCGGGCTGCTCCTCGGGATCCGGTTCCACGGCCGACCCCGCCAGGTCACCGGCCGCCGACGTCGCCGCCGGGTCCTCGACCGACGCCGCGAAGGCCCCGAGCGCGTTCTGGGTCGACCCCGACAGCCCCGCCGCCCGCCAGGTCGAGAAGTGGGAGCGGCAGGGCCGTGCCCAGGACGCCGAGGCCCTCAAGCGGATCTCCGAGCAGCCGCTGGCGGTGTGGCCCGCCGGCGACGACCCGGCGCCCGACGTCAGGGCGGCCACCGAAGGCGCGACCGAGGACGGCCGTACGGTGGTGCTCGTCGCGTACAACATCCCGCACCGCGACTGCGGCCAGCACTCGGCGGGCGGCGCCCACAGCTCCGCCTTCTACCGGGAGTGGGTGGACGCCTTCGCCGGGGCGATCGGCGGCGCCCCCGCCGTGGTCGTCCTCGAACCCGACGCGATCCCGCACATCGTGGACGGCTGCACCCCCGCCGAGTACCACGCCGACCGCTACCAGCTGCTCTCCGAGGCGATCGAGCGGTTCAAGCGCCAGCCGAAGGTGAAGGTGTACCTCGACGCCGGGAACCCCGGCTGGATCACCGACGCGCACAAACTCTCCGAGCCGCTCATCAAGGCGGGGATCGCGCGGGCCGACGGCTTCTCGCTGAACGTCTCCAACTTCCAGAGCGACGAGGTCACCAAGGAGTACGGACGCACCCTGTCGGCGACGGTCGGCGGCAAGCACTTCGTCATGGACACCAGCCGCAACGGCAGGGGCCCGCTGGCCGGCGACCGGGAGGACGCCTGGTGCAACCCGCCCGGCCGCGGCCTCGGCACACCGCCCACCGACCGCACGGGCGACCCGCTGCTCGACGCCGTCCTGTGGATCAAGCGGCCGGGCGACTCGGACGGCCCGTGCCGGGGTGGCCCGGCGGCGGGGCAGTGGTGGCCGGACTACGCGCTGGGGCTCGCGCGCAACGCCAAGGAGGCGTGA
- a CDS encoding MarR family transcriptional regulator: MPKPLSLPFDPIARADELWKQRWGSVPAMGAITSIMRAHQILLAEVDAVVKPYGLTFARYEALVLLTFSQAGELPMSKIGERLMVHPTSVTNTVDRLVKSGLVDKRPNPNDGRGTLASITDKGREVVEAATRELMAMDFGLGVYDAEECAEIFAMLRPLRIAARDFEEK; the protein is encoded by the coding sequence GTGCCGAAGCCGCTCAGCCTTCCCTTCGATCCGATCGCCCGCGCCGACGAGCTCTGGAAGCAGCGCTGGGGATCGGTCCCGGCCATGGGCGCGATCACCTCGATCATGCGCGCGCACCAGATCCTGCTCGCCGAGGTCGACGCGGTCGTCAAGCCGTACGGACTGACCTTCGCGCGCTACGAGGCGCTGGTGCTGCTCACCTTCTCGCAGGCCGGCGAGCTGCCGATGTCGAAGATCGGTGAGCGGCTCATGGTGCACCCCACCTCCGTGACCAACACCGTCGACCGGCTCGTGAAGTCCGGCCTCGTCGACAAGCGCCCGAACCCCAACGACGGCCGCGGCACCCTCGCCTCCATCACCGACAAGGGCCGCGAGGTCGTCGAGGCCGCCACGCGCGAGCTGATGGCGATGGACTTCGGGCTCGGGGTGTACGACGCCGAGGAGTGCGCGGAGATCTTCGCCATGCTGCGGCCGCTGCGGATCGCCGCGCGGGACTTCGAGGAGAAGTAG
- a CDS encoding DUF3817 domain-containing protein, whose product MKRSVLTRYRVMAYVTAVMLLVLCACMIFKYGFDKGEGLTLVVSQVHGVLYIIYLIFAFDLGSKAKWPFGKLLWVLVSGTIPTAAFFVERKVARDVEPLITDGSPVTAEA is encoded by the coding sequence ATGAAGCGAAGCGTGCTGACCCGCTACCGGGTGATGGCCTATGTCACCGCCGTGATGCTGCTCGTGCTGTGCGCGTGCATGATCTTCAAGTACGGCTTCGACAAGGGCGAGGGTCTGACGCTCGTCGTGTCGCAGGTCCACGGCGTGCTCTACATCATCTACCTGATCTTCGCCTTCGACCTGGGTTCCAAGGCGAAGTGGCCGTTCGGCAAGCTCCTGTGGGTGCTGGTCTCCGGCACCATCCCGACCGCCGCCTTCTTCGTGGAGCGCAAGGTCGCCCGGGACGTCGAGCCGCTGATCACCGACGGCTCCCCGGTCACCGCGGAGGCGTAA